The DNA window AAGCGGAGATGCAGATCTGGAGCCAAAGGCTCGCAAATTAAGGGGCAAACGTCCATACTTACCTGTGGACATGGAAAGCCACTCATATGAGCAGGCTTATCCTTGTAGGTTTTGTCATAAGTCTTTCAGACACAGCAGTAGCTTGACTCGTCACAGAATAATTCACAGGGGAGAGAAGCCTTATACTTGTGACACATGTGACAAATCTTTTAGATACATCGGTAGTTTGACTcgtcacaaaaaaacccacatggGAGAGAAGCTTCATTTCTGTGAGTTGTGTGATAAATCCTTCAAAAAACACGGTAGTTTGATTTGTCACAGAAGAACTCACATGGGAGAGAAGCCTTATTCTTGTGATTTGTGTGGTAAATCTTTTAGACACGGCAGTAGTTTGACTCGTCACAGATTAATTCACAGAGGAGAGAAGCCTTATTCTTGTGACACTTGTAAGAAATCTTTTAGACACAGCAGTAGCTTGACTCGTCACAGAGTGAGTCACTGGGGAGAGAAGCTTTATTCTTGTGAGTTGTGTGCTAAACGTTTCATTACTAAGGCTATTCTGAAAGATCACTATAAAACTCACACAGGAGATAAAATTTTTCATTGTGACTCTTGTGATCAATCTTTCATGACTGAGACTGATCTGGTAGATCACAATTGCACTCATACAGGCCAGAAGCCTTATTCTTGTGACACTTGTGATAAATCTTTTAGACACAACAGCAGTTTGGCTCGACACAGAAAAATTCACAAATCTTTCATGTCTGAGACTATTCTGAAAGATTATTGTAATCTTTCAGATACCCTCACAGATGAGAAGCTATATCAGTGTGACACTTGTGATAAATTTTTCAAGACTGAGACTAATCTGAAAGATCACTGTGTTACTCACACGGGTGAGAAACCTTATTCTTGTGACACTTGTAATAAATCTTTTCGACATTGCAGTAGTTTGGCTCGCCACAGAAGAATTCACGATGAAGACAAGCTCTATTCTTGTGAAATTTGTGGTAAATCTTTCATGACTAAGACTATTCtgaaaaatcatcataaaatTCACACGAGAAAGAAACTTTGTCCTTGTGACATTTGCGATGAATCTTTCATGAGTGAGACGATTTTGATAGATCATTACGCAACTCACATAATTGAGACGCCTTATGCTTGTGACGATGGTGATCAATCTTTTAGACACCGCAGTAGTTTGGCTCCAAGACCTCATATGGGTGGGGAGCCTAAATGAAGCAATTCCCTACAAATGTTGTTCTAAGGTGTTTTACAGAGCAAACATGTCTGATTTATAAAGTAATCTATTACCAAGTGAGTCGTATCAAATTGATTCCATTCGTCTGCATTGTTTCCTATTTAGTCTTTGTTATAAACCAGTGCAGTCAAGTTGAGTTTCTGTTGTAAAGTGATTTCTATCAAAGGAAGTCCAGTTGAATTCATTGAGTAGATAAATAActgcagcaatccctcattcTGAACAAGTGTTTGAaagtaaatgtttctttttgaaagTGAACTGTCGCCACCAAATTTTATATACActctttttttaaggttttattggctctagtggcctttatttgaaagttaatcgacaggaaagtgggtaatgagagaagggaaaacatgcggcaaaggttgccaggccaggaatcgaacctgcgacggccacatccaggactaaggcctccatatgtgggtcgTGCTGaacccctgtgccaccacagcacctcCATATATGCTCTTTTTATACACCAGTAAAAGTTCAAATGTCTGGTGAAATGGTTGAAAGGGCAACGGCAACATATAGTTGTCTGGACATAAACACACGGTGTCAGTTGACCTTTTTGttcttagacttagacttagactgactttattgtcattttgcatgcacagggtgtatacagaacgaaatttcggcTCAGGACTGTGTTTTGagcttccaatgttgtgaggttactccagaataaaataaaatacagtataaaatatgattttaatcaACGGAGCGGTGGTAAAGCCATGGAGACTGTACCTCTTGGTGCTGGATCCCAGTTTGTAGACCAGTCCTCCTTTCTTAGTTGTGGAAAACTCAGAAAGCAAATGAACAACTATCTCCCTCtccctttaactttttcatcCTATCTTAAATTTCTTTTACTGTTGGATTTTCTTCCtgatgctgtgttttttttttaaatgtaattatttttgtaaagtcCTCTACAAaagaaggttttgtttttgtattatgtCAATGTATTGTTTCAAATGGactattaaacatttaaaagaccTCGTATGATGAGTACAgtcaatgaaataaatgttccCTGACCCGGATACGGGTCACCAgcccccactctggagccaggcgtGGAGGTGGGGCACGCTGGGGAGTGGATCCCCCTTCCCACCTGTAGGAGGGGCTAAAGGCACCGGGTGCAACATGTGATGGGTGGTGGCTGAAGGATGTGGATTGTTGCCTCTGGAGGGGAAGGAGCCTGAGCtggtgtgaggttgagaggttcccAGGCAGAAATAGTCGGACTCACCTAACgtatggctctggttctggaaccagaggTTGGACACTCTTCCACTCTGCAGTGCCCCCTGGGGACAGACACTGAGCAGGAATGGGCATCCTTGTTATGGTATGCTTGGtccctgtacgttggggttcaCCCCAGTGAACAGGAAGGGAGCCTCCTTCTGCCGACAGGTGGGGCGACGGGTTCTGACGGTTTGTAATTGTacagataagataagatttatttgtcattgtcatcaacagattacaacgagattgagatttgctcgactcgagttaagatgcaggttatgtgtatatacataatatacaaagataaagaaataaatagtacaaaatgagaaataaatagacatcagaagatggttgcagcgcctggaggtgtcgcaacagaatttacatttttaacaaagtggtgtcaagagcagaagttcttatgcctttgaatttagtgccatgattgccatcgggtaaaaactgttttttaggcgatttgtcctggtttttattgctctgtatctcttgcctgatggcagcagctggaagagaccatggccagggtgtgaagagtcatttaaaaggtccaaaactttcttgtggagcctggaagtgtaaatctgttccatagtggggagggggcagcctatggttctctctgctgccctaacaaccctctggagcgccttcttgtccgcggatgtgctgctgccgtaccagacacacagactgtacgtgagcacgctctctatggagcagtgatagaaggcctgcagcaggtctgaggggagacggttcttcttgagtattctcagaaagtacagtctctgctgtgccttcttcaacagcaaacatcagttcagattacccatcATTTTTTAGTCCTTGAAGAGAGTACTGGAGATCGCCCACACTgtggactcccttgttctgctgggggacttcaacgctcctGTGGGCAATGACGGTGAGATCTGGAGGGGTGTGATTAGGAGGAACCCgagtgtttttctgttgtggGACTTTTGTACTTGTCATGGATTATCCATGATGAACACCATGATAAAGTGTAAAGGTGTCCAGATGTGCTGTTGGCACCAGGACGCCCTCGGCTGCAGTTTGATCATCTCTGTTAGAATAATTGTGTGTTGTTCTTATTCTTACATTGGCAGTTTtactagtttgtttttcatttaaaggtttagtattcacaccccagagaggaggaatttCTTAAAccgtgtgaaagacaaaactttccttttccctaaaccttgaagctgcagctgcttcttatCTTGGGATACTCCTTAAGCTGCTTGTGTGTCGGATGTTAGTTTCTGTGTTCTCTCTTCCTTGTTTCAGAATAGCCCCCTTCTTTGATTTATCACTCTCCAACATTTCACTCTCGACTCCCTTCTTTTCTCCTGGTTAATAAAAATACAGGCTGTGCTGCAGGGAGTCAGAATGCATGGTAAACACCTTGAAGAAGTGGTTTGCTGTGTCTTCTTCTGCagaagcttggttgaaaactcataAATGTTGTCTGTGGTTCTCTTTTTATGTAGGTTTGACAAATACCTATCAATCTCATCTGATATGCTGCTACATGTCTTGACATTCAGGTGAAGAGAGGCAGAGCCGTCCACTGACCTCCACCTGGTGGTgacttatttgttttattttccttcatgtAAAGAACATTGAATTGTCCTGCTGCTGGAAATGTGCTATTTAGCCTGCAAATAAAACTACCTTGcctataaaattaataaaaatacatatgaGTATAATCATGTTTAAaagtttacatatttttcagtcTGCAGCCATATTTTAGTTCCTGTTTTAGTTCGTGCTTAGTTTATTCAGACCCTAAGATCATGTGTGGGATAAGAAGCTAAaacatctggagaaaaaaaaaaagactcgaGGCGGAACCGAAAGGGCCGTAAGTGTTTCTGGGGAAAACTTCCGTGAGACTTCCGGGGGACAAAGGCGCTAGCAGGGTTAGCTTCCAGGCCTCCATCTGTTTATCATCGATTAAAAGacgtgttttttaattttttttttttttttttttgctgtgtcaGTTGAATATTTCTGTGTCTACAAGAACAATAAATCTTCGGTTCATCTCCACAGAACAACTAACTGGATACCAGCTGGGAAACCCAAACCATCTCGGAACCTCCAGGTCTGTTAAAGCGGTTCTAAACGAACCAGCACTGAAATGCAGAACAGATCAGCAGTTGATCTAAACTCtttaagtttaatttagttttttttaagaccCAATCATCAAAGGCTTTCCAATAACTCGCTTGTCTAGCTGACGTCACATGTTAGCAGCAACCTTGTGATTGTGCTTTTATGCAGACAGGAGACATGGAAGCTAAAGCTGCTGTGAAAGAAAGTTTTTACTTCCCTAATAAATGCTGTCGTCACAAACGGCTGATCTCCCCGTGTCATCTGGTCTGCTACGTTTAAATGGTGTATAAATATGATCACATTTTAAAGCTGGAGAACCTAAAAGtcttgaaaatatgaaaaattaataattaacgGTCAGTCTGGCTATCGTTTTCAAAAGCTAAGTGTCTTTAAACACTATtccaaaagaaagagaagggaCTAATTTCTCAACTGATGTTTTCTACTGATGGAAactgatttaataaaacaaaatgagtcTCAAGCACAAACTCTTACAGTGTTGATATCAGTAAATATTGGCAAATACTGACATAAGAACAGTAACAATATTAGATATTGATATTGATATCAGCTTGAAGTTTCATCATAATTTTTCTTCTATAGCTTAGAAACGTTCTTAGAGTTTGAGTAATCAATTTATGGATCAGGGTCATCATGCAAGAAAGGCAGCAAAGTCACAGAAATATGAGAATAGCATCAGAAACAGTCAGAGATGTAAATAAGCACCTTATACTTTCCAAATGTTGTAGCGAACCAGGAAGTCTGCAGGAGATATTAACCCCAAACATTCACAGTATTGATGTTGTTCTACTGTTCCTGATTGTCCCAGGTTTTCTGTCTGGTTCCTGCTGATCAAGTTCTCATGACTGAAGAGAGAAACGCCACTCTTGACCACAAGATGTCAAATACCATAAGAATAAAAGAGGaacaggaggaaccagaactaCAGCAGATGGCTGAGAcaaaagaggaaccagaaccggagCCAACTAAAGAAGAACATATTGAACTGTGGGTTTTTCAGGAAGAGGGGCAAATGTTAGTGATGCAGAAAACCAACACCTCCGTGGTGACGCCCATTCATGAGGAAATACTCTACAACACGCCAGGACTGCTGCAGGTGATGGAGACaaaggaggaaccagaacctgtgcTGATTAAAGAAGAACAGGTGGATCCGTGCAGTGATCAGAATGAAGCTCAGCTAAAGCAGGATACTGACAGCATCACAGTGACTTCTACTGATGAGCAAAATAACAGCAGTGATCCAGAACTAAAGAAGAACCAGCTCCTTCCTGCGAACCGCCCTGAACCCGAGAACCAACATCAGCAAGGAAGCAACCAGGAAGACTCAGGAAGAGGAGATCCGAATCTGAGGCCAGAGAAGAGACATCAGGACACCAGAAGTAACGGGGACAATGTGGACAGTTCAGAaccaaaaagacagaaaacagataTGGCTTCTTGTGAAACATGTGGTAAACTCTTCAGAATGGGTCAACGCCCGCCTGACAACATAAAAACCCACACGGGTGAGAAGCTGCATCCTTGTGAAGTGTGTGGTAAAGCTTTTAGACACGGAGgtcattcaaataaaaacaaaagaatctgCACAAGTGAAACTCCCAAAACCTATAAACTACATGGGAAAATGTTActaaacattttcccatgtaGTAAAGTGGAAAACACACAAGAGAAACTGTATTATTGTGAAGTGTGCGGTAAAGCTTTTAGATGTGGAGGTcattcaattaaaaacaaaataatccacACCAGTAAAacccaaaataaatgtatactATATGCCAAAACATCTAGCAACCAAGCTAGTAAAGTGGAAAACACACAAGAGAAACTGTATACTTGTGAAGTGTGTGGTAAAGCATTTAAAGCATGTGACCGTTTGCCTTATCACCTTCAAAAACGCAGAGGAAAGAAGCCTTTCTCAAGtcagacttgtggaaaaagtttcacctgGAACACTTCAACTTTACATATAAGGTCTCATACTGGTGAGAAACCACTTCCTTGTGAAGTGTGTggtaaacatttcaaataaattctCGGTTTGAGTGATTCTAGTGATTTGTGTGATTAATCGCTTTAGAGATGGCTGCAGTGAATCATGTCACCGTAGGAAAACATGGCTGAAAACACCTTCATGTAACTGAATTAGCTGATAAATGAGCATCAGAGGGTCTGAAGTGGAGTCGTGTAATTTCTgattagatgtttttatttcttttaattttaaagttttgtcttcaaatacacATTAATATAAAGCCAACAGGTAACAAATCGATAACAGGAGGTATAAAATTATGTATTTCATCCAGAAATGAACACATTgagaaaaaatctgatcattatgtttcaaattctgcattttatagaaaataacagtttgttcatgtgaGTAGCAGTAGGTCATGACTTTTGTATTggaatttatattttaagtaaaaagaaaactgaacagaTGAAACAGTTCATTGTGGTGTCATAACTTtatccagctgaacagaaataaaactgaagttgtTATCTTTAACCAAAGAGGAGCGATCTAGAATCGCACACAGCTCCGGTGATTACAGCAGGAAACTAGAGATCgggctgacctttgacctgaaccttcagagccacccAGTTCTACAGGCCCTGGTGTtggatcaaccttccagaccactcaggtcttctggttctggtctgctctgcatccacagaaccagaaccaaactttgagaaaaactggtaaacagctgaaacactgaaatcCTTTAACTAAAGACTAAAAACCAACCTGCTTAGAGTTGCTTtggaaccataataaatggaacgTTACCTGGCATATTTGATCTGTATTGATGATTTTCAAGATGCcagtaaacaaaatgtaatgtccgATATTGGATTTtcactgtatgatgtttttggGGGATTGTCACGATGTAAAGCTTTGATCCGCCGTGTTACTGAAATGTACTGTGCAAATAAACTTCATTAAATAAAGCTTTGTACTCCCTGTACTGAAGAATGGTTTATGTCTAAGTctagtttataaaaaaatgtttcattgacTTTCCTTTTTCCAgaccacttttatttatttttttattttactattggTCTCCCATTCTCCTTAATCTTATTCTTAtctccctctccctccctccctctcatcttcctctctttctttttctctttcactttcttttccttctctgtcttctgcatttgaaataaacccaatGCAGGTTTTAATAGTCATGTATATGTAggtgtgtgtttaaaaatatgGATCTTTCAGGATGAGCAGCTTTCTGTGAAGCAGGAGACCAACACATTCAGGGTGACTActgcttttaaagaaatatcCCACAATGAATCAGAACTAAAGCAGATAACAGATaaaggaggaaccagaacctgtgcAGATTAAAGATGAACAGGAGGGTCTTTGTAGTTATACAGATGGAGATCAGCTTGTAGTGAAGCAGAAGACTGAAAGCGTCATGGTTACTTCAGCTAATTAGCAAACAACAACAGTGAcccaaaaccaaacagaaaccaACTTTTATCTGCAAACTGCCCTGAAGCCGAGAACCAGCATCACCATAGAAGGAACCAGAAAGACTCAGAATCAAGTAAAGCTAAAGATCTGGAGACAATTTGAAAAGTTCAGAACTAAGACAAAAAACTCACACACATGAGAAACCTTATTCTTGTGATTTGTGTGAGAAGTCTTTCACTGAAAGGGTTCACATGGAAAGTCACCTTACAACTTCCAGATGAGAAACCTTAAACTTGTGATGTTGCTAAAAGTCTCTTTGTACAAGGTTTACTGTAAAACTCACACTgataaaaaaacctttttctcGTGATATAGACTTTTTAGAAACAGCAGTAATTTGACTTGTCACAAAAGATCTCACTTGAgggaaaagtttttatttatttcagtttcgtGTATAAAGGCAGCAAGTAACAAGAATTACAATCAGGGAGTCAAAGTTCCACCCTTTTCTTTTGATTTGGGTCCAGATTTTCTGCGCAGTGAAGAGAAGAGCTGTGACACATTTAGTCAAGgttttaatgaatgaaattcAGTCATCCTGGATCACTCTGCTACCTCTGTCCATTTCTCAAACTaacattttcattctgatttTTACTATTCAGTTATTCTGATGCtgtattttgttattgttttgctatattttttgtaaagcattattttgcaaagttttctccaaataaagttttactttgtttacatgaagtggtgtgtttttttatcctttgctttaaaatgtttatatgcttttttctcttttgataTATGACATTTAAGATGATTTGAATCTTTCatacagttaaaatatttttactaaataaagattatgtgattaaacattttctgtactTGAAGTCCTTTAAAAGAATccaaatcattattttttaataatgttttactAAAGTCACAACAGGTTTGATAAGCTTTGATACATTCTTCAATATAAATGTGTTTCAGCACAAGAGTGTGTTATTGTAGGCAACTTGattaaaactttaacacatttactgttttaaaaccCTGGTTTAATATTTCTCAGTTCATATTGAGTTAATTCAGACACCAAAATCAGATGGAATGGAAACTAAAACACCTGGACTAAAATGTTGAAACTTTTCACAATAAAGCAAATTTTCATGTTTGCAGAAAGAATGCAGCCAAAATAAAGGAAGACAGATTCAAAATAGAGCAGGAAAGATTAGAACAGGAAGGGGAGAAACAAGAAACACTATTAAGATATGAAAGTACTGGAgtcaacagaaaacaacacaacacagaAACTGGATCGAACaaataagttacatttaatcCTAATTTTATTGCATCTTTTCCTC is part of the Xiphophorus hellerii strain 12219 chromosome 9, Xiphophorus_hellerii-4.1, whole genome shotgun sequence genome and encodes:
- the LOC116725760 gene encoding zinc finger protein 2-like — protein: MPNATEIKEEQGEPDLQQVAETKDEPQPQPIKKEQIELWTFQDEEQFLLMQETRSSLVTHEERVHNVPKVEIKEEPGPAVQGELEPSRIKKEPELVQAQNDPELMNIKEKKEDFCTNQDEDQLVVKQETDSIMVTSTNELKDDSETEPNKNQVLSANGLKAEDQHQQGSNQKGSGSGDADLEPKARKLRGKRPYLPVDMESHSYEQAYPCRFCHKSFRHSSSLTRHRIIHRGEKPYTCDTCDKSFRYIGSLTRHKKTHMGEKLHFCELCDKSFKKHGSLICHRRTHMGEKPYSCDLCGKSFRHGSSLTRHRLIHRGEKPYSCDTCKKSFRHSSSLTRHRVSHWGEKLYSCELCAKRFITKAILKDHYKTHTGDKIFHCDSCDQSFMTETDLVDHNCTHTGQKPYSCDTCDKSFRHNSSLARHRKIHKSFMSETILKDYCNLSDTLTDEKLYQCDTCDKFFKTETNLKDHCVTHTGEKPYSCDTCNKSFRHCSSLARHRRIHDEDKLYSCEICGKSFMTKTILKNHHKIHTRKKLCPCDICDESFMSETILIDHYATHIIETPYACDDGDQSFRHRSSLAPRPHMGGEPK
- the LOC116725793 gene encoding zinc finger protein 43-like; this encodes MTEERNATLDHKMSNTIRIKEEQEEPELQQMAETKEEPEPEPTKEEHIELWVFQEEGQMLVMQKTNTSVVTPIHEEILYNTPGLLQVMETKEEPEPVLIKEEQVDPCSDQNEAQLKQDTDSITVTSTDEQNNSSDPELKKNQLLPANRPEPENQHQQGSNQEDSGRGDPNLRPEKRHQDTRSNGDNVDSSEPKRQKTDMASCETCGKLFRMGQRPPDNIKTHTGEKLHPCEVCGKAFRHGGHSNKNKRICTSETPKTYKLHGKMLLNIFPCSKVENTQEKLYYCEVCGKAFRCGGHSIKNKIIHTSKTQNKCILYAKTSSNQASKVENTQEKLYTCEVCGKAFKACDRLPYHLQKRRGKKPFSSQTCGKSFTWNTSTLHIRSHTGEKPLPCEVCGKHFK